TTTTATGAACATTTGAAAAGATGTAATAGAAACAGACAAAGCATTCAATAAAATCGAACACTCATTCatggctttaaaagaaaaaaacagcaaacttcgaggctcagttggtaaagaatctgcctgcagtgcaggagacccaggtttgatccctgggtcgggaagatcccctggagaaggaaatggcaacccactcgagtagtcttgcctagagaatcccatggacagaggagcctggcaggctacagtccatggggacacaagagttggacacaacttcgcgactaaagagagagagagtaataGACTttcttaatggggaaaaaaaaaaaggtttctgaAATAATCTACAGCAAAATTCATACTTACTGATAAAAGGCTGCATTTCCATATGAAACAGGAACTGTGTCTTCCCTCAGTAAAAACCTAATGCTCAGTGTGAATGGAAGAGGAATCCAAATGGCAGCTCTCCTGCAAAGCAGGTAAACCATATCTGGGCTTCCCCAAGTGTCTGTCTAATTCATGGCATCTCTTTATGGTGGGGaatgtttattatataatattaagtagaaaaaaagaacacaaatgatTTATGCTCTGATTACAGTTAggttaatgtttaaaaatatacatagaacaagcatagaaaaattaaaactggtGACAAATTGTGGAAATGTGGGTGACATTTTTCCTTGATATTTTAATGTCAATGcaataaaatgttctaaaagcAAGTCCATGACAAAACATTTTTAGGTGTTTTCATTTATATCCTAAACACAACAGCTTATAGCTATCTGTTGTAAACTAAAATTTCCTTTTTGGTATTATTGCTAATTACCttaaagtgattttggagatgggaatatgaaaaaaaaagaatagaagaaaaagataGATACCATGTATTACTCCCATAAAATCAAGAAGGGGTTGATTACCTCCTCCAGCTTGCTGAATTCTTTATGCAGTTCTTCTTTTAGGCCAGAGCAATCTTCCTTATTTTGCATTCTAAGAAAACTTACCATCAAAGATGGCACCTAGACAGAGAATAATTTCTTAGTTTATCAGTGTGAAGCTAACTATATCAGCCCCTTCATATTAAAGCACCACAGAACCCTTATAGTCCCAGAGTCAGAGTGTTCTAGAAACTTTGGTTTCTGTACTCACAGAGGTCGGGTACTTACCTTAAAAACAGTTTTGTGGCCTAAGATGCTCTAAGAGTCAAGATTTTATAAGCAGTGATTAGGAGAAGCCATCTTGTTGAGTTTGAGTCAAACATATCTTAAAAGGACACTGATAGAATTGTTGCTCACTGAATTGTTGAGAGGCTGAACAAACAGGTCTGGAACTGAACTGGACCATTCCAAAACCATGCTGGAAACTGACCTGATGGGAAGCCCTCTTTGCCACCAGTGAACTGAGCACTCAATGCTACAGTTTGTACCCCTGCCAGACGCTGGACGATGAGGTTACTGATGCCAGGATGGAATTGAATCTTGCAATCACCCCAGCTCCTGAAAGCCAGGAGCTCTGCCACCAGCCACTCTCATCAGCAGAACCAGTGCCCCACCCCAAGCCTACTTCTCCACGTGTCTCATTTCTGAACTGAACCCTAAAATGTGTGCATGTGAGGGGAAGAGCCTAGGTTCCAGGCCTTGGCCCCAGTTGCAGAGAGAGCTAGGAAGGAGATTTTCCTGATCTCTACCTTGAGACAAGCATGAGAAGACAGCTCAAAGTGGTTGACAACCTGAAGACTTGACAGGTGTAGCAGCAGATGCTTTAATGCTTGTGGTGGAGGTGTTTGTGTTTTAATGCTCCGTCTTTGGTATTGTCTCACTGCAAAAGACAGAAATCCACTTGTCCCAGTGTAAGGAAACAAGCCCTTGTAAAAGTACAGGAGAATGTCCAGAAAGCCTATCCATGTTGGCACAGCTTGCCTTCATTGGAACTGAAGGTTTGCAGGCACCCGTTCCTTTCACATTTCCACCTGGGTCTAGATGGTCTttcatctctgcttctctttgaCTGTCTGCTTCATATTATTTGCCAAATGTCAATTCCCTTTGCAATGTTCTTAACCTCTGCTTtcctaaaaattctttttttgtgtgtctttggCTTGTTAAGTCTCCAATGACATAAACATACAGCTCTAAAATCTCAACACCTTTATTGTCTTAGTTTGTGTCTCATTCCCAAgttttcaggaaaaatatttttggtcTAGGGTACAGCTGGGGGCATTTCTGGCTTGTTGAGCTGTGGTCAGGAGGATGGGGTCATGTGGTACTTAAGGCCACCTCTTCTCTGAGTGTGAGCAGGGAAGAAACAGTGGGCATCTCCAGCTGTTAGCTCCTTTTCTTTCTAGACAATACAAGGAATCTCAGTATTATGATTCTTTAATTCTCCAACATCTTTCTTGTAAACACCATATTCCCTGTCTATCATCTTTGACAGTGGCAATCTCTAGTATTCTTTCATTCTCATTCTGCTAAGCCAGCcaatttcctcttccttccctgccGGATTTTCCCTTTTCAGTGTTTCCTTAAACAATATGTTCTCCCTACAAGTCTCACTTTCTACGTATTTTTTCCACCATTTCTTTCCCTAGAGACAAGATGTTTCCTATTATGCTGACATATATCCCGATGAACTAACAGAATTTTATAGATATTATATAGATATAACCTGATGTGGCTATTCACATTGTCTACTGttggtcatttcttttttaatactaaTTGTTTGAACTAATCTAATTGTTTGAATTAATACTGATGCTAATTCAAACACAGAAAGCTCTTCTACAGGAATGCCATTTACTCAGTCCATAAGGAGCTGTTGCCAACAAACAGGAGATGCTCACAGATAAACATGGTGGCTAGAAGAATCAGAGCTAACACTGAGTATTTGCCATGTATTGGACTTCAGGTGTTGtatattaactgatttttttcagtGGCACAGGAACCCttattatactcattttacacatgagttGAGGTACAGAGATAAATAATAAGTAACTTGCTTAGAGTCACACAGCTAAGAAGTGGCAGGGCTGGTGACAGGCCTAGGCAGTGAGCCAGCAGTAATGGAAACACAGCCCTCATCCTCAGAAGCTCACAGCCCTGGTACAACACACAGGCATACAACACACTTACAAGGCAGCAGGAGTCCCCACAGAGGCACGTCAGTGCCTGTGGGAGCGCAGAGCTGGGCACTAACAAGCTTCTGGAAGACAGCAGTCTCCGGACTGGTTCCTTAGTGTTTGCTGGgggtggcagggtgggggtggaggtgggggttgggtTCCAGGACACCACACCCGCCCCCCTCCGCCAATAGGAGAATCTGAATGCTCAAACCCCTTCTATAAATCGGCACAGTACAGTCAGCCCTCAGCCTTGTGGTTCCACTCATAGAGAAGTGCAGACTGTACAAAAGAGAACTTGAGACAACCAGGCAAAGTGAGAAGGGGGAAGAGTCTTCTAGAAAGACTAGAGAAGAAGGTAGCAAGTCTGGGCAAAATTTCAGCATGACAAGAATGTAAAGTGTTGGGAGAATGTAAAGTAAAAAGGATTCAGATCATGAAAGGGCGCGTAGGACATGTCAGAGCCGGCAAGAGCATAATCCTGTGTGTCTTTCCCTCCCAAATCACTGGACCAAGAGTGACAGCACTGattcagctttaaaaacaaagacattttaaataggAGCTGAAATTTCTTAAACACGCACCTTAGAAAAGGACTCAAAGACCATCTTTTGGCAAGCTTTCTCATAGGGGTCACTTGGCCACAACTTCTTCCCTGGATATGCTTCATCCAGATACTCACAAGTGATGGCAGATTCACAGATCAACTGACCCAGACTGGTTTCCAGAACCGGCACCAGGCCTAAGGGATTCTTCTTGAAGAACCACTCAGGCTTATTTTTCAGGTTGATGTTGATGACTTCATGCCTGAAAAAACAGATAGAAGACAGTGATGACAGTAACGTTTTTCTTGTATTCCTGAATAAAATCTCGTTGGTCCCATCACCCACTTAGCTGATCAGACCCCAGATTTTCGAGTCAACATGGCCTTGATTCCTTCCCCCTGTCCCCTCTTCCTCAAATCGCATGGATCAGCAAGACCTGTCAGCTAGACCTTCAAATCACAGTCTGGCTTCATCTGCTTCTCGGCTTTAACACTGCCACCTAGTCCAAGACATCACCTGCCGCCTGGACCTCTACAGTAGGCCCACCGGCCCCTCTGCTTCCCCTGTGGCCTCCCTACAGGCCGCCATTCTACTcatgcatgtgtactcagtcgccaagtcgtgtcagaatcttgcagccccatggccacggcctgtagcccaccaggctccactgaccatgggatttcccaggtaagaacactggatcgggttaccttttccttctccaggggatcttccagacacaggggttgaaccagtatctcctacattggcaggtggattctttaccactgagccacctaggaagtccccaCTCTCCATATACAAAGGTAAGTTGGATGAGGCCACCCTCCTTCTTATTTACAACGATTGCTCCTCACTGCGATGCGGATAAACTCTGAACCCCTTTTTATGCCATGTGATCTGGCCCTGGGTTACCTGTCACATCTGTTTCCTATGACTTTTGCTTTGGTCATTACGATCTGACCACACTGGCCTTTTTTATATCTCTTGAATTACTTTCTTCATTGAACTTAAGATATGCATCTGAAATTACTTTGCTAACTTAATTACATATTTGTTATGTCACCTccttagaatgtaagctccatgaaagcagTGCTCTGCTTGATGTCTTGGTCATATTCATAAACAAACATGTAAATAAGCAAAGTTTCAAATAGATTCAAATGgtatgaaatatataaacattttcagaTAGGTACTCAACACACATTGGTTGAATAAATAACTGGAAATTCTTCAAGACTGTCAATTAGATATTCCATTTGGAACTAAGATGTATCTTAACTGTAAAAATATCTGAGTCAACTAATTGAGTTTGTTCATGTCTCACTACATAAGAATCAACATGGTATTaacaaaattcagtttcttttgcTAATCTGAATAGAAAGTTCATCAATTTTTTACAAGAATATTAAGGAATCCAAAAAATTCATCCACAAGATAAGCTTTTAGATTAAATGTCCATGcattgatattttttttaaatggcacatGACTAAATTACACTAAATAAACCCATAAAGA
The genomic region above belongs to Cervus canadensis isolate Bull #8, Minnesota chromosome 8, ASM1932006v1, whole genome shotgun sequence and contains:
- the LOC122446015 gene encoding glutathione S-transferase omega-1-like isoform X2 — protein: MRFCPFAKRTLLVLRAKGIRHEVININLKNKPEWFFKKNPLGLVPVLETSLGQLICESAITCEYLDEAYPGKKLWPSDPYEKACQKMVFESFSKVPSLMVSFLRMQNKEDCSGLKEELHKEFSKLEEVLTNKKTTFFGGSSLSMIDYLIWPWFEWLEALELNEYVDHTPNLKLWMASMKKDPTVSSLPTDVKTFQGFFNLYMQNSPEACDYGL